In Elaeis guineensis isolate ETL-2024a chromosome 1, EG11, whole genome shotgun sequence, a genomic segment contains:
- the LOC105038955 gene encoding protein ENHANCED DOWNY MILDEW 2 isoform X5: MSILEDEEELVPQFIRKYRFVDENKTPISFSVLPFWLDGAGRPNTSRGRVFLRGIADGHQMVSKEVTSWKLGLEGGKPEISVLTKESEWIRLLNPSKSYLETARTIMITVHWLQLIRRNPEASANSVWEHLSKPFRSFEVRPSENDLRDHTSLIKLVAERDGLLSNSQVWIFVAKNLLVVAMKKLGKRLIPAVAVQNDLDAKSQFIADDVEVESDEQRASFDSVCAICDNGGEILCCEGKCLRSFHATRDAGIDTDCRSLGYTRAQVEAMQIFLCKNCRYKQHQCFACGKLGSSDEKAGAKVFRCVSATCGRFYHPKCVARLLFPKNQAESTEFQRKVASGESFTCPIHKCIVCKQAENKEVLELQFALCRRCPKSYHRKCLPRKISFEGSEEKGIMLRAWDDLLPNRILIYCLKHEIDKDLGTPIRDHIIFPEVIEKRKSVDESTKFKILLKKRKLSDDLPEKLPSENSIKLFEKLSCAEDSYAAGKAGRTDAKQVVGYKKKVDIFRESTELDSSRVLKVKGKAPVSDIFPILTGEKFRSSFPAIDGVMKRKLVALMTEVSSTLALEDVVKKHSTPSTHSYSARHIDKSITLGKVEGSVVAIRTALQKLKDGVSIEDAKAVCEPDVVSQIIKWRIVDMLQCYVECGDMIVDFCCGANDFSILMKDKLDAVGKKCSFKNYDIMTPRNDFNFEKRDWFTVQPNELPAGSKLIMGLNPPFGVKASRANQFIDKALAFRPKLLILIVPQETERVDERDPRYDLIWEDSEKLSGKSFYLPGSVDVDEQQIEQWNLRPPPLYLWSRSDLTERHREIAIRHGHMLKEHAGSNDEESQTDRPVDAPPAEQNKERDSALKEKEHKVTNDCDRSVNPVDRSQKRVSNWNEEVLEGIEKDELSDMSISSPDKNDFQFPFENQIPSTPFGLSDFALCPEPRSFDQRSYGWLDD, encoded by the exons ATGTCAATTTTAGAAGATGAAGAGGAGTTGGTGCCGCAGTTCATCAGAAAATATCGCTTTGTGGATGAAAACAAGACGCCGATCTCGTTCTCGGTTCTGCCTTTCTGGTTGGATGGAGCCGGGAGACCCAACACCAGCAGAGGTCGAGTTTTCTTGCGTGGCATTGCCGACGGCCACCAGATGGTCTCTAAGGAAGTGACTTCCTGGAAGCTTGGGCTCGAAGGGGGTAAGCCTGAGATTTCAGTGCTTACGAAGGAAAGTGAGTGGATAAGGCTTCTCAACCCGAGCAAGAGCTACTTGGAGACGGCGAGGACGATAATGATCACTGTACATTGGCTTCAATTAATAAGGAGGAATCCGGAAGCATCTGCAAACAGTGTTTGGGAACATCTATCCAAACCTTTTCG TTCGTTCGAGGTCAGACCTTCTGAGAATGACCTCAGGGATCACACCTCGTTGATCAAGCTGGTTGCAGAGAGGGACGGGTTGTTATCAAACTCTCAGGTTtggatttttgttgcaaaaaat TTGTTAGTGGTGGCTATGAAGAAGCTGGGGAAGAGACTAATTCCTGCTGTG GCTGTTCAGAACGATCTAGATGCAAAAAGCCAATTTATTGCTGATGATGTGGAAGTGGAATCCGATGAACAGAGAGCGTCATTTGATTCAGTTTGTGCCATTTGTGACAATGGTGGTGAAATTTTGTG CTGTGAAGGCAAGTGCCTGAGGTCCTTTCATGCCACTAGAGATGCAGGCATTGATACAGATTGTAGATCCCTTGGCTACACCAGGGCTCAAGTAGAG gccatgcagatATTTCTATGCAAGAATTGCCGGTATAAGCAGCATCAATGCTTTGCCTGTGGCAAGTTGGGTTCCTCAGATGAAAAAGCTGGTGCTAAG GTGTTTCGTTGTGTTTCTGCAACATGTGGCCGCTTCTACCATCCAAAATGTGTTGCACGATTACTTTTTCCTAAAAATCAAGCAGAATCAACTGAATTTCAAAGAAAAGTTGCAAGTGGGGAGTCCTTTACATGCCCTATTCATAAATGCATTGTTTGTAAACAAGCAGAAAATAAAGAGGTTTTGGAGTTGCAGTTTGCACTGTGTAGACGCTGTCCGAAGTCATACCATAGAAAGTGTTTGCCGAG GAAAATTTCTTTTGAAGGTTCAGAGGAAAAAGGTATTATGCTGAGGGCTTGGGATGATCTTCTCCCAAATCGTATCTTGATTTACTGCCT GAAGCATGAGATTGATAAAGATCTTGGAACACCTATACGAGACCATATCATATTTCCTGAAGTCATCGAAAAGAGAAAATCTGTGGATGAATCAACAAAATTTAAGATTTTGTTGAAGAAAAGGAAGCTCTCTGATGACTTGCCTGAAAAGCTGCCTTCTGAAAATTCAATTAAATTATTTGAGAAGCTTTCTTGTGCGGAAGATAGTTATGCTGCAGGTAAAGCTGGGAGAACTGATGCAAAGCAAGTGGTAGGATACAAGAAAAAAGTTGATATTTTTAGAGAGAGCACAGAACTGGACTCAAGTAGGGTATTGAAAGTGAAGGGGAAAGCTCCAGTGTCGGATATTTTTCCAATCTTGACTGGAGAGAAGTTTCGTAGCTCATTTCCTGCGATAGATGGTGTAATGAAAAGAAA GCTTGTTGCTTTAATGACGGAGGTATCATCCACATTAGCACTTGAAGATGTTGTAAAAAAGCACTCAACGCCATCAACCCATTCATACTCTGCGAGGCACATTGACAAGAGCATTACTCTGGGAAAGGTGGAGGGTTCTGTCGTG GCTATTCGAACAGCTTTACAAAAGCTAAAAGATGGTGTCAGCATTGAAGATGCCAAAGCTGTATGCGAACCTGATGTAGTAAGTCAGATAATTAAGTGGAGG ATTGTGGATATGCTTCAGTGCTACGTAGAATGCGGTGACATG ATAGTTGACTTCTGCTGTGGTGCCAATGACTTTAGTATACTAATGAAAGACAAGCTGGATGCTGTTGGGAAGAAATGttcatttaaaaattatgatatcatgacACCAAGG AATGATTTCAATTTTGAGAAGAGGGATTGGTTTACAGTGCAGCCAAATGAGTTACCTGCTGGATCTAAATTG ATCATGGGGCTCAATCCTCCCTTTGGGGTCAAAGCATCACGTGCCAACCAGTTCATTGACAAAGCCCTGGCATTCAGACCGAAGCTCCTTATTCTGATTGTTCCCCAGGAGACGGAAAG AGTAGATGAAAGAGATCCAAGATATGATCTAATCTGGGAGGACTCTGAAAAACTCTCTGGCAAG TCCTTCTACCTACCTGGTTCTGTTGATGTTGATGAACAGCAGATTGAACAGTGGAATTTGAGGCCACCTCCCCTCTACCTATGGAGCCGCAGTGACTTGACAGAGAGGCACAGGGAGATAGCTATAAGGCATGGCCACATGCTCAAGGAACATGCCGGGTCTAATGATGAAGAAAGCCAAACAGATAGACCAGTAGATGCTCCTCCAGCAGAGCAAAATAAAGAGAGAGATTCTGCTCTGAAAGAGAAAGAGCACAAGGTTACGAACGATTGCGACAGATCGGTAAACCCTGTGGATAGGTCCCAAAAAAGGGTATCAAACTGGAATGAGGAGGTATTGGAGGGAATAGAGAAAGATGAACTGTCAGATATGAGCATTTCATCTCCTGATAAGAACGATTTCCAATTCCCATTTGAAAACCAAATCCCATCGACTCCTTTTGGCTTGTCCGACTTTGCACTTTGTCCAGAACCCCGATCATTCGACCAGCGTTCTTATGGTTGGCTTGATGACTAA
- the LOC105038955 gene encoding protein ENHANCED DOWNY MILDEW 2 isoform X7 produces MSILEDEEELVPQFIRKYRFVDENKTPISFSVLPFWLDGAGRPNTSRGRVFLRGIADGHQMVSKEVTSWKLGLEGGKPEISVLTKESEWIRLLNPSKSYLETARTIMITVHWLQLIRRNPEASANSVWEHLSKPFRSFEVRPSENDLRDHTSLIKLVAERDGLLSNSQVWIFVAKNLLVVAMKKLGKRLIPAVAVQNDLDAKSQFIADDVEVESDEQRASFDSVCAICDNGGEILCCEGKCLRSFHATRDAGIDTDCRSLGYTRAQVEAMQIFLCKNCRYKQHQCFACGKLGSSDEKAGAKVFRCVSATCGRFYHPKCVARLLFPKNQAESTEFQRKVASGESFTCPIHKCIVCKQAENKEVLELQFALCRRCPKSYHRKCLPRKISFEGSEEKGIMLRAWDDLLPNRILIYCLKHEIDKDLGTPIRDHIIFPEVIEKRKSVDESTKFKILLKKRKLSDDLPEKLPSENSIKLFEKLSCAEDSYAAGKAGRTDAKQVVGYKKKVDIFRESTELDSSRVLKVKGKAPVSDIFPILTGEKFRSSFPAIDGVMKRKLVALMTEVSSTLALEDVVKKHSTPSTHSYSARHIDKSITLGKVEGSVVAIRTALQKLKDGVSIEDAKAVCEPDVIVDMLQCYVECGDMIVDFCCGANDFSILMKDKLDAVGKKCSFKNYDIMTPRNDFNFEKRDWFTVQPNELPAGSKLIMGLNPPFGVKASRANQFIDKALAFRPKLLILIVPQETERVDERDPRYDLIWEDSEKLSGKSFYLPGSVDVDEQQIEQWNLRPPPLYLWSRSDLTERHREIAIRHGHMLKEHAGSNDEESQTDRPVDAPPAEQNKERDSALKEKEHKVTNDCDRSVNPVDRSQKRVSNWNEEVLEGIEKDELSDMSISSPDKNDFQFPFENQIPSTPFGLSDFALCPEPRSFDQRSYGWLDD; encoded by the exons ATGTCAATTTTAGAAGATGAAGAGGAGTTGGTGCCGCAGTTCATCAGAAAATATCGCTTTGTGGATGAAAACAAGACGCCGATCTCGTTCTCGGTTCTGCCTTTCTGGTTGGATGGAGCCGGGAGACCCAACACCAGCAGAGGTCGAGTTTTCTTGCGTGGCATTGCCGACGGCCACCAGATGGTCTCTAAGGAAGTGACTTCCTGGAAGCTTGGGCTCGAAGGGGGTAAGCCTGAGATTTCAGTGCTTACGAAGGAAAGTGAGTGGATAAGGCTTCTCAACCCGAGCAAGAGCTACTTGGAGACGGCGAGGACGATAATGATCACTGTACATTGGCTTCAATTAATAAGGAGGAATCCGGAAGCATCTGCAAACAGTGTTTGGGAACATCTATCCAAACCTTTTCG TTCGTTCGAGGTCAGACCTTCTGAGAATGACCTCAGGGATCACACCTCGTTGATCAAGCTGGTTGCAGAGAGGGACGGGTTGTTATCAAACTCTCAGGTTtggatttttgttgcaaaaaat TTGTTAGTGGTGGCTATGAAGAAGCTGGGGAAGAGACTAATTCCTGCTGTG GCTGTTCAGAACGATCTAGATGCAAAAAGCCAATTTATTGCTGATGATGTGGAAGTGGAATCCGATGAACAGAGAGCGTCATTTGATTCAGTTTGTGCCATTTGTGACAATGGTGGTGAAATTTTGTG CTGTGAAGGCAAGTGCCTGAGGTCCTTTCATGCCACTAGAGATGCAGGCATTGATACAGATTGTAGATCCCTTGGCTACACCAGGGCTCAAGTAGAG gccatgcagatATTTCTATGCAAGAATTGCCGGTATAAGCAGCATCAATGCTTTGCCTGTGGCAAGTTGGGTTCCTCAGATGAAAAAGCTGGTGCTAAG GTGTTTCGTTGTGTTTCTGCAACATGTGGCCGCTTCTACCATCCAAAATGTGTTGCACGATTACTTTTTCCTAAAAATCAAGCAGAATCAACTGAATTTCAAAGAAAAGTTGCAAGTGGGGAGTCCTTTACATGCCCTATTCATAAATGCATTGTTTGTAAACAAGCAGAAAATAAAGAGGTTTTGGAGTTGCAGTTTGCACTGTGTAGACGCTGTCCGAAGTCATACCATAGAAAGTGTTTGCCGAG GAAAATTTCTTTTGAAGGTTCAGAGGAAAAAGGTATTATGCTGAGGGCTTGGGATGATCTTCTCCCAAATCGTATCTTGATTTACTGCCT GAAGCATGAGATTGATAAAGATCTTGGAACACCTATACGAGACCATATCATATTTCCTGAAGTCATCGAAAAGAGAAAATCTGTGGATGAATCAACAAAATTTAAGATTTTGTTGAAGAAAAGGAAGCTCTCTGATGACTTGCCTGAAAAGCTGCCTTCTGAAAATTCAATTAAATTATTTGAGAAGCTTTCTTGTGCGGAAGATAGTTATGCTGCAGGTAAAGCTGGGAGAACTGATGCAAAGCAAGTGGTAGGATACAAGAAAAAAGTTGATATTTTTAGAGAGAGCACAGAACTGGACTCAAGTAGGGTATTGAAAGTGAAGGGGAAAGCTCCAGTGTCGGATATTTTTCCAATCTTGACTGGAGAGAAGTTTCGTAGCTCATTTCCTGCGATAGATGGTGTAATGAAAAGAAA GCTTGTTGCTTTAATGACGGAGGTATCATCCACATTAGCACTTGAAGATGTTGTAAAAAAGCACTCAACGCCATCAACCCATTCATACTCTGCGAGGCACATTGACAAGAGCATTACTCTGGGAAAGGTGGAGGGTTCTGTCGTG GCTATTCGAACAGCTTTACAAAAGCTAAAAGATGGTGTCAGCATTGAAGATGCCAAAGCTGTATGCGAACCTGATGTA ATTGTGGATATGCTTCAGTGCTACGTAGAATGCGGTGACATG ATAGTTGACTTCTGCTGTGGTGCCAATGACTTTAGTATACTAATGAAAGACAAGCTGGATGCTGTTGGGAAGAAATGttcatttaaaaattatgatatcatgacACCAAGG AATGATTTCAATTTTGAGAAGAGGGATTGGTTTACAGTGCAGCCAAATGAGTTACCTGCTGGATCTAAATTG ATCATGGGGCTCAATCCTCCCTTTGGGGTCAAAGCATCACGTGCCAACCAGTTCATTGACAAAGCCCTGGCATTCAGACCGAAGCTCCTTATTCTGATTGTTCCCCAGGAGACGGAAAG AGTAGATGAAAGAGATCCAAGATATGATCTAATCTGGGAGGACTCTGAAAAACTCTCTGGCAAG TCCTTCTACCTACCTGGTTCTGTTGATGTTGATGAACAGCAGATTGAACAGTGGAATTTGAGGCCACCTCCCCTCTACCTATGGAGCCGCAGTGACTTGACAGAGAGGCACAGGGAGATAGCTATAAGGCATGGCCACATGCTCAAGGAACATGCCGGGTCTAATGATGAAGAAAGCCAAACAGATAGACCAGTAGATGCTCCTCCAGCAGAGCAAAATAAAGAGAGAGATTCTGCTCTGAAAGAGAAAGAGCACAAGGTTACGAACGATTGCGACAGATCGGTAAACCCTGTGGATAGGTCCCAAAAAAGGGTATCAAACTGGAATGAGGAGGTATTGGAGGGAATAGAGAAAGATGAACTGTCAGATATGAGCATTTCATCTCCTGATAAGAACGATTTCCAATTCCCATTTGAAAACCAAATCCCATCGACTCCTTTTGGCTTGTCCGACTTTGCACTTTGTCCAGAACCCCGATCATTCGACCAGCGTTCTTATGGTTGGCTTGATGACTAA
- the LOC105038955 gene encoding protein ENHANCED DOWNY MILDEW 2 isoform X2, protein MSILEDEEELVPQFIRKYRFVDENKTPISFSVLPFWLDGAGRPNTSRGRVFLRGIADGHQMVSKEVTSWKLGLEGGKPEISVLTKESEWIRLLNPSKSYLETARTIMITVHWLQLIRRNPEASANSVWEHLSKPFRSFEVRPSENDLRDHTSLIKLVAERDGLLSNSQLLVVAMKKLGKRLIPAVAVQNDLDAKSQFIADDVEVESDEQRASFDSVCAICDNGGEILCCEGKCLRSFHATRDAGIDTDCRSLGYTRAQVEAMQIFLCKNCRYKQHQCFACGKLGSSDEKAGAKVFRCVSATCGRFYHPKCVARLLFPKNQAESTEFQRKVASGESFTCPIHKCIVCKQAENKEVLELQFALCRRCPKSYHRKCLPRKISFEGSEEKGIMLRAWDDLLPNRILIYCLKHEIDKDLGTPIRDHIIFPEVIEKRKSVDESTKFKILLKKRKLSDDLPEKLPSENSIKLFEKLSCAEDSYAAGKAGRTDAKQVVGYKKKVDIFRESTELDSSRVLKVKGKAPVSDIFPILTGEKFRSSFPAIDGVMKRKLVALMTEVSSTLALEDVVKKHSTPSTHSYSARHIDKSITLGKVEGSVVAIRTALQKLKDGVSIEDAKAVCEPDVVSQIIKWRNHLGVYLAPFLHGMRYTSFGRHFTKVEKLKEIVDMLQCYVECGDMIVDFCCGANDFSILMKDKLDAVGKKCSFKNYDIMTPRNDFNFEKRDWFTVQPNELPAGSKLIMGLNPPFGVKASRANQFIDKALAFRPKLLILIVPQETERVDERDPRYDLIWEDSEKLSGKSFYLPGSVDVDEQQIEQWNLRPPPLYLWSRSDLTERHREIAIRHGHMLKEHAGSNDEESQTDRPVDAPPAEQNKERDSALKEKEHKVTNDCDRSVNPVDRSQKRVSNWNEEVLEGIEKDELSDMSISSPDKNDFQFPFENQIPSTPFGLSDFALCPEPRSFDQRSYGWLDD, encoded by the exons ATGTCAATTTTAGAAGATGAAGAGGAGTTGGTGCCGCAGTTCATCAGAAAATATCGCTTTGTGGATGAAAACAAGACGCCGATCTCGTTCTCGGTTCTGCCTTTCTGGTTGGATGGAGCCGGGAGACCCAACACCAGCAGAGGTCGAGTTTTCTTGCGTGGCATTGCCGACGGCCACCAGATGGTCTCTAAGGAAGTGACTTCCTGGAAGCTTGGGCTCGAAGGGGGTAAGCCTGAGATTTCAGTGCTTACGAAGGAAAGTGAGTGGATAAGGCTTCTCAACCCGAGCAAGAGCTACTTGGAGACGGCGAGGACGATAATGATCACTGTACATTGGCTTCAATTAATAAGGAGGAATCCGGAAGCATCTGCAAACAGTGTTTGGGAACATCTATCCAAACCTTTTCG TTCGTTCGAGGTCAGACCTTCTGAGAATGACCTCAGGGATCACACCTCGTTGATCAAGCTGGTTGCAGAGAGGGACGGGTTGTTATCAAACTCTCAG TTGTTAGTGGTGGCTATGAAGAAGCTGGGGAAGAGACTAATTCCTGCTGTG GCTGTTCAGAACGATCTAGATGCAAAAAGCCAATTTATTGCTGATGATGTGGAAGTGGAATCCGATGAACAGAGAGCGTCATTTGATTCAGTTTGTGCCATTTGTGACAATGGTGGTGAAATTTTGTG CTGTGAAGGCAAGTGCCTGAGGTCCTTTCATGCCACTAGAGATGCAGGCATTGATACAGATTGTAGATCCCTTGGCTACACCAGGGCTCAAGTAGAG gccatgcagatATTTCTATGCAAGAATTGCCGGTATAAGCAGCATCAATGCTTTGCCTGTGGCAAGTTGGGTTCCTCAGATGAAAAAGCTGGTGCTAAG GTGTTTCGTTGTGTTTCTGCAACATGTGGCCGCTTCTACCATCCAAAATGTGTTGCACGATTACTTTTTCCTAAAAATCAAGCAGAATCAACTGAATTTCAAAGAAAAGTTGCAAGTGGGGAGTCCTTTACATGCCCTATTCATAAATGCATTGTTTGTAAACAAGCAGAAAATAAAGAGGTTTTGGAGTTGCAGTTTGCACTGTGTAGACGCTGTCCGAAGTCATACCATAGAAAGTGTTTGCCGAG GAAAATTTCTTTTGAAGGTTCAGAGGAAAAAGGTATTATGCTGAGGGCTTGGGATGATCTTCTCCCAAATCGTATCTTGATTTACTGCCT GAAGCATGAGATTGATAAAGATCTTGGAACACCTATACGAGACCATATCATATTTCCTGAAGTCATCGAAAAGAGAAAATCTGTGGATGAATCAACAAAATTTAAGATTTTGTTGAAGAAAAGGAAGCTCTCTGATGACTTGCCTGAAAAGCTGCCTTCTGAAAATTCAATTAAATTATTTGAGAAGCTTTCTTGTGCGGAAGATAGTTATGCTGCAGGTAAAGCTGGGAGAACTGATGCAAAGCAAGTGGTAGGATACAAGAAAAAAGTTGATATTTTTAGAGAGAGCACAGAACTGGACTCAAGTAGGGTATTGAAAGTGAAGGGGAAAGCTCCAGTGTCGGATATTTTTCCAATCTTGACTGGAGAGAAGTTTCGTAGCTCATTTCCTGCGATAGATGGTGTAATGAAAAGAAA GCTTGTTGCTTTAATGACGGAGGTATCATCCACATTAGCACTTGAAGATGTTGTAAAAAAGCACTCAACGCCATCAACCCATTCATACTCTGCGAGGCACATTGACAAGAGCATTACTCTGGGAAAGGTGGAGGGTTCTGTCGTG GCTATTCGAACAGCTTTACAAAAGCTAAAAGATGGTGTCAGCATTGAAGATGCCAAAGCTGTATGCGAACCTGATGTAGTAAGTCAGATAATTAAGTGGAGG AATCACCTAGGAGTTTATCTCGCACCATTTCTCCATGGTATGCGCTACACGTCTTTTGGACGCCATTTCACAAAAGTGGAGAAACTTAAGGAG ATTGTGGATATGCTTCAGTGCTACGTAGAATGCGGTGACATG ATAGTTGACTTCTGCTGTGGTGCCAATGACTTTAGTATACTAATGAAAGACAAGCTGGATGCTGTTGGGAAGAAATGttcatttaaaaattatgatatcatgacACCAAGG AATGATTTCAATTTTGAGAAGAGGGATTGGTTTACAGTGCAGCCAAATGAGTTACCTGCTGGATCTAAATTG ATCATGGGGCTCAATCCTCCCTTTGGGGTCAAAGCATCACGTGCCAACCAGTTCATTGACAAAGCCCTGGCATTCAGACCGAAGCTCCTTATTCTGATTGTTCCCCAGGAGACGGAAAG AGTAGATGAAAGAGATCCAAGATATGATCTAATCTGGGAGGACTCTGAAAAACTCTCTGGCAAG TCCTTCTACCTACCTGGTTCTGTTGATGTTGATGAACAGCAGATTGAACAGTGGAATTTGAGGCCACCTCCCCTCTACCTATGGAGCCGCAGTGACTTGACAGAGAGGCACAGGGAGATAGCTATAAGGCATGGCCACATGCTCAAGGAACATGCCGGGTCTAATGATGAAGAAAGCCAAACAGATAGACCAGTAGATGCTCCTCCAGCAGAGCAAAATAAAGAGAGAGATTCTGCTCTGAAAGAGAAAGAGCACAAGGTTACGAACGATTGCGACAGATCGGTAAACCCTGTGGATAGGTCCCAAAAAAGGGTATCAAACTGGAATGAGGAGGTATTGGAGGGAATAGAGAAAGATGAACTGTCAGATATGAGCATTTCATCTCCTGATAAGAACGATTTCCAATTCCCATTTGAAAACCAAATCCCATCGACTCCTTTTGGCTTGTCCGACTTTGCACTTTGTCCAGAACCCCGATCATTCGACCAGCGTTCTTATGGTTGGCTTGATGACTAA